One window of Botrimarina mediterranea genomic DNA carries:
- a CDS encoding YcjF family protein, with the protein MSQQTPAADLDDALAGVERAIAQIEGCDPAEREALVAELRELRDLADKLRHERVEIAVFGEISTGKSALINALAGSEVASVNVRGGWTREVWRLGWTAPAAVVKGLEESELVLVDTPGLNEVDGAARADMARDAAERADVVLLVTDSDLNETEFSALEQIAAMHKPVLLVLNKQDLYTPEQLADLRESLTSPRVVKLIGGAENVVFASADPREVEYVIEKADGSTRSEWRKPKPDIEGVRGRILEMLVDEGKALVALNAAMYAADRSDRVAALRVRMRSNKADTVVWSYAAAKALAVSMNPWPAADVAGGVAVDVAMVLTLASVYGIEMTTDNARRLVMAILQAAGWMMLSEAVVSFSSSFFKGLTFGGSTLLTALPQGAAAGYGSYLVGQAARYYFEHGASWGDRGPKRVVQRILENTDKASIIERLKGEISKKLARNRHSGDSRE; encoded by the coding sequence GTGTCACAACAAACGCCTGCCGCCGATTTGGACGACGCCCTGGCTGGGGTGGAGCGGGCGATTGCGCAGATTGAGGGGTGTGACCCGGCGGAGCGTGAGGCGCTGGTGGCCGAGTTGCGGGAGCTGCGCGACCTCGCCGACAAGCTGCGGCACGAGCGGGTGGAGATCGCGGTCTTTGGCGAGATCAGCACCGGGAAGAGCGCGTTGATCAATGCGTTGGCGGGTTCCGAGGTGGCGAGCGTCAACGTGCGTGGCGGTTGGACGCGCGAGGTGTGGCGGCTCGGGTGGACCGCGCCCGCGGCGGTGGTGAAGGGGCTCGAAGAGTCGGAGCTGGTGCTGGTCGATACGCCGGGCCTCAACGAGGTCGATGGCGCCGCCCGGGCCGACATGGCGCGCGACGCGGCCGAGCGCGCGGACGTTGTGCTGCTCGTTACCGACAGCGACCTCAACGAGACCGAGTTCTCGGCGCTCGAACAGATCGCCGCGATGCACAAGCCGGTGCTGCTGGTGCTCAACAAGCAGGACCTCTACACGCCCGAGCAGCTTGCCGACCTGCGGGAGTCGCTGACCTCGCCACGCGTCGTGAAGCTTATCGGCGGCGCCGAGAATGTGGTCTTTGCCTCGGCGGACCCGCGCGAGGTCGAGTACGTGATCGAGAAGGCTGACGGCTCCACTCGCAGCGAATGGAGGAAGCCGAAGCCCGACATCGAAGGGGTCCGCGGGCGGATCCTCGAGATGCTCGTTGACGAGGGCAAGGCGCTGGTGGCTCTGAACGCGGCAATGTACGCCGCCGATCGCAGCGACCGCGTCGCGGCGCTGCGGGTGCGGATGCGTAGCAACAAGGCCGACACGGTGGTGTGGAGCTACGCCGCGGCGAAGGCGCTGGCCGTGTCGATGAACCCCTGGCCCGCGGCCGACGTGGCCGGCGGCGTCGCGGTGGACGTGGCGATGGTGCTGACGCTCGCCAGCGTCTACGGCATCGAGATGACGACCGACAACGCTCGGCGCCTGGTGATGGCGATCCTCCAAGCGGCGGGCTGGATGATGCTCAGCGAAGCGGTCGTCAGCTTTAGCAGCAGCTTCTTCAAGGGCCTGACCTTCGGCGGCAGCACGCTGCTAACGGCGCTGCCGCAAGGCGCGGCGGCGGGCTACGGCAGTTACCTCGTCGGCCAAGCGGCGCGGTACTACTTCGAGCACGGCGCCAGCTGGGGCGACCGCGGCCCGAAGCGCGTCGTCCAGCGGATCCTCGAGAACACCGACAAGGCGTCGATCATCGAGCGGCTGAAGGGCGAGATCAGTAAGAAGCTGGCGCGGAATCGGCACAGCGGAGACAGTCGTGAGTAG
- a CDS encoding YcjF family protein: MFPKKPSQGILILVALAAAGYLLVTVPPQLAEGYEAAGGWASWAGKLYVLVVAVGVALLVGLAAWGAWRLWGNTAWNRRVTERRAKNPSQLTKHDLSAELGDNLKQSRDYAWGLDSKSALRSEVERAITELEAKREARKLEIVAFGTISSGKSSLLNALCGREAFASNVVGGTTTAEQSVPWPDSDRVTLVDTPGLAEVRGEGRAAIAAEAAKDADLVLFVVDGPIKAYEHDLLERLAVMEKRLVVCLNKEDWYDARQREDLIRQLQEQTSGLAKAADVVAVRSRETTRPVVRVGADGVETQGEAVVPPDISPLADRLMAIVDREGGDLLLANLLMQSRGLVDEAKERVLATLDAEADRVIDRYMWAAGGAAAANPVPLLDLAIGSGILVKMSLDLAGVYKQRVDAETVVEMLAQLGKNLVAMLGASAAAPALGSAIGSLLKTVPGIGWIAGGLLQGVVQALVARWIGRVFKRYYRAEMQPPPGGLAELAREEWKHVTSADELRKLVTRGREKIGDPVAGSKNEPQRNQGTK; the protein is encoded by the coding sequence TTGTTCCCCAAGAAACCCAGCCAAGGCATTCTGATCCTCGTCGCCCTTGCGGCTGCGGGGTATTTGCTCGTGACCGTGCCGCCGCAGTTGGCGGAGGGTTATGAGGCGGCCGGCGGCTGGGCGAGTTGGGCGGGCAAGTTGTATGTGCTGGTCGTCGCCGTCGGCGTGGCGCTCTTGGTGGGACTCGCGGCGTGGGGCGCGTGGCGGTTGTGGGGGAACACGGCGTGGAACCGCCGCGTCACCGAGCGCCGTGCGAAGAACCCCAGCCAGCTGACGAAGCACGACCTGTCGGCCGAGCTCGGCGACAATCTGAAGCAAAGCCGTGACTACGCTTGGGGACTCGACTCGAAGTCGGCGCTGCGATCGGAAGTCGAACGGGCGATCACCGAACTCGAAGCAAAGCGCGAGGCCCGCAAGTTAGAGATCGTCGCCTTTGGCACGATCTCAAGCGGCAAGAGCTCGCTGCTCAATGCGCTGTGCGGGCGCGAGGCGTTTGCGTCGAACGTCGTTGGCGGGACGACGACCGCCGAGCAGAGCGTGCCGTGGCCCGACTCCGATCGGGTGACGCTCGTCGATACGCCGGGGCTCGCCGAGGTGCGCGGTGAAGGCCGGGCGGCGATCGCCGCCGAAGCCGCCAAGGACGCGGACCTTGTGCTGTTCGTCGTCGATGGTCCGATCAAGGCGTACGAGCACGACTTGCTCGAACGGCTCGCGGTGATGGAGAAGCGGCTCGTCGTCTGCCTCAACAAAGAGGACTGGTACGACGCGCGGCAGCGCGAAGACCTGATCCGTCAACTGCAAGAGCAGACGAGCGGCTTGGCGAAAGCGGCCGACGTGGTCGCGGTGCGCTCGCGCGAAACAACGCGGCCGGTGGTGCGCGTCGGCGCTGACGGCGTCGAGACCCAGGGCGAGGCGGTCGTGCCGCCCGACATCTCGCCGCTCGCCGATCGGCTGATGGCGATCGTCGATCGCGAAGGGGGCGATTTGCTGTTGGCGAACCTGTTGATGCAGTCGCGCGGCCTCGTCGACGAGGCGAAGGAACGCGTCCTGGCGACGCTCGACGCCGAGGCCGACCGGGTCATCGACCGCTACATGTGGGCCGCCGGCGGCGCCGCGGCGGCGAACCCGGTGCCGCTCTTGGACCTAGCGATCGGCAGCGGCATCTTGGTGAAGATGTCGCTCGACCTCGCCGGGGTCTACAAGCAGCGCGTCGACGCCGAGACCGTCGTCGAGATGCTCGCGCAGCTCGGCAAGAACCTGGTGGCGATGCTCGGCGCCTCGGCGGCGGCGCCGGCCTTGGGGTCGGCGATTGGCTCGCTGCTCAAAACTGTGCCGGGCATCGGCTGGATCGCGGGCGGCTTGTTGCAAGGCGTCGTGCAAGCGCTAGTGGCCCGTTGGATCGGCCGCGTCTTCAAACGGTACTACCGGGCCGAGATGCAGCCCCCACCGGGCGGACTCGCGGAGCTAGCCCGCGAAGAATGGAAGCACGTCACGTCGGCGGACGAACTGCGTAAGCTGGTGACCCGCGGGCGAGAAAAGATCGGCGACCCGGTTGCGGGTTCAAAAAATGAACCACAAAGGAACCAAGGAACGAAGTAA